Within Amycolatopsis sp. FDAARGOS 1241, the genomic segment AGGTACAGCGTCGGCTGCGGCGCGGCGCCACCCCACGCGGCGGCTTGTTCGGCGAGCCACTCGGGCGTGCCGAAGCGGGTCGGGTCGAACTGGCCCCAGTAGTAGCCCAGCGCCGCGTGCAGGTGGTCGGGATCGGCCAGCGCGGTGCGCAGGTGGCCGAGGTCCTCGTCCGCCTCGTAGCCGGGGGACCAGTCGCCCCAGATGTCGCGGATGAAGGCGAAGTCGTCCTGCCGGATGCGGTCCTCGATGACCCGTTGCATCTGGAAGTACCAGAAGTAGAAGCTCCTCTTGATCTGGGCGTACGTGCCGAGGTTCTCGCCGAAGATCTCGAACGGCGGGATGTTGAGGATCACCGCGCGCCCGAACAGTTCGGGGGCGCGCCCGAGTGCACCCCACCCGCCGACCGCACCCCAGTCGTGGGCGACCAGTAACGCGTCCGGCCCACCGCCGAGCGCCTGTCCGAGCGCGATCTGGTCCGCGACCATCACGCTCGTGTGCATGAAGTGCCGTAGCGGCGGCAGTTCCGTCGGCGCGAACCCGCGCGCGAACGGCGCGACCGCGTGGAACCCGGCGTCGGCCAGAGCCGGCAGCAGGTACCGGTAGGTGAACGGCGTATCCGGGAACCCGTGCATGCACAGTGCCAGCGGCCCATCGCCGGCCTCGAGGTACTCGAACGTGAGCCCGTTCGCGGTGACGTGGCCCCGCGCGAAGTCGGCCATCATCGTCTCCCTCCCGCCGAACCGACTCTAGGACCGCGCCCGCGCCGCACTCCAGACCCGGATTTTCACCGCGCCACAGCCACTTCGTGCGGGTCAGACCAGATTCTTCAGCGCCTCCCGTGTGGACAGTGGCGACAGGCCCGGGTGGTTGCGGACGAAGGAGCGCACCCAGTCCGGATCAGTTCTCGCGTGGTCGCGCAGGGCCCAGCCGATGCCTTTGCGCAGGAAGAAGTCCGGGTCGGACTCGTTGGCCTCGACGGCCGTGGTCAACAGGTCGCGGTCGACCTCCGCTTTGGCTGTCACCTGGCAGATCACCGCGGTGCGCCGGCGCCAGCGGTCCGCGTCGGACGCCCACCGCAGCACCACGGGCGTGACCTCCACGCGGTGCGCCCGCAGGATCGGCCCGACCCGGCGGATCGCGACCTCGTCCACGTAGTCCCACCACGCGCCGGTCACGATGAGCTCGTCGTAGAGCGGAAGGAGGTCCGGGTCCTGCCACCGGCGATACGCGCGGTGGCCCGAGAGGTCGATCGCCGCGTAGCGCTCTTCGCGGTAGGCAGCTTCCCGCCACAGAGCCAGGACGGTGGTTGAAAAACTCACCCGATCGGGCAGCACGTGAGTGGCCAAGACCTCCTTCATGAGCGCGCTCCGCCCGGGTTTCGCCACCCCGCGAAACGGCATCACCGACTTCGTGTACGCCTGCATCGCGGGCGCTTTCGCCGGGTCGGCGCGCGCGGCGAGTCCGGTTCGGACGGCCGAGATCAACGCGTGGTCCGCACCCATCCGCGGTCACCTCCAAGGGCCTGGCCAGCGGCGGAAGGCGGCTGGCGCAACTCGTGTCGTTCGAGGAGATTGTTCCGGGTTGTCGGTAGCTTCACGAATTCCGGTAACCCGCAAACGAGAAGGACCACCGTGAAGAAAATCCTCGCCGCGCTGGCGGCCGAGGGTGTCACGGTCGGCACGTTGGCCGCCGCGCCCGCCGCCACGGCGGTGCCGGCGACGGGGCAGGCGGTCTACACCCCGCCGCCGATCAGCTGGGAACCGTGTCAGTCCGCGAGTCTCAGGAACGCCGGCGCCGACTGCGGTTTCCTCGTGGTCCCGCTGGACCACGACCAGCCCTCGGGGGCGAA encodes:
- a CDS encoding alpha/beta fold hydrolase, whose protein sequence is MADFARGHVTANGLTFEYLEAGDGPLALCMHGFPDTPFTYRYLLPALADAGFHAVAPFARGFAPTELPPLRHFMHTSVMVADQIALGQALGGGPDALLVAHDWGAVGGWGALGRAPELFGRAVILNIPPFEIFGENLGTYAQIKRSFYFWYFQMQRVIEDRIRQDDFAFIRDIWGDWSPGYEADEDLGHLRTALADPDHLHAALGYYWGQFDPTRFGTPEWLAEQAAAWGGAAPQPTLYLHGTTDGCHGMTAQQVQRVREYGGPGSDSALIEGVGHFMLVEQPKDLNERITGWLSRTK
- a CDS encoding DNA alkylation repair protein, whose protein sequence is MGADHALISAVRTGLAARADPAKAPAMQAYTKSVMPFRGVAKPGRSALMKEVLATHVLPDRVSFSTTVLALWREAAYREERYAAIDLSGHRAYRRWQDPDLLPLYDELIVTGAWWDYVDEVAIRRVGPILRAHRVEVTPVVLRWASDADRWRRRTAVICQVTAKAEVDRDLLTTAVEANESDPDFFLRKGIGWALRDHARTDPDWVRSFVRNHPGLSPLSTREALKNLV